Genomic segment of uncultured Tolumonas sp.:
TGTCAAAAACATAAGATTCGCCCTGTTCGGAAGTAATAGTCTTGTTTGCCAGATCCAGCGACTCGGCTTTACAGCTCAGGATCAGTGACACGCCTTTTTCGGCATACCATTCCGGATCAGCCATCTGCAGCTCTTTCGGTGCACGACCGCCGAAAACTTCGGACAGATGTACCCGGTCATAGGCGCTATCAGGCTCTGCACCTAATACGGTGACTTCGAATTGTTCCAGACCACCCGCATTGACCAGTTGTTCAACAAAATGGTGGCCAACCATGCCGTTACCGACGACTAACAGACGTTGCTTGCTCATGTTTATGTTCCTTAAACTACGGCACTATTTTTGATTGGATCGATTCCAATTAAATCCGTTTTAGTGGTTCTAGCACTCTTCACGCGGGTTACTGTGTCAGCACCTGCTGGACGTAATGCTCAAAAAAAACGCCTCACTGGAATTAACCAGTGAGGCGTCATTGCCTGAGTGACCAAATTGTTGGAAAGCCAAGTTCAGGGAAGACAGGTTGGCTAATCCGTTAACAATTTAGATACATTCAGCTTTCATGCCAGTTTTAAAATTCCTGTAAAACATAGCTTTTAGATGTATTTTTAAGGGTTTTAATGGTTTTTCATGATTCACGACGGTGCAATTGCACCAGATCAGTCAACCAGCATGGCGAAGATTCTGTGACCTAGCCTGCATTAAAAATGCGATAGAACATCTGGATCAGATTTCCCAGTAACAAAGCCAAGGCTGTCAGTTTCCAGAATAAAACCGGGTTTTGTTCCAATATAGGCCGATGCTGTAAATCGGCTTCCAGCGCCCGGTTCGGTGCCGAAATATCAGTAAAAAACTCGGAAAATGCCTCATAACGATTTTCCGGATCTGGCTGCAGTGTTTTTTGTAATGCGGCATCAACCCAGACCGGCAGATCTTTGCGGAAGTATTTGCCCGGCGTATAGGTCAATTCGGCATAACTGTTTAATTTGCCCGCGCGCGGCGAGCGTTCTTTATAAGGCAGCTTGCCAACCAGCATCTCATAGACAATGACGCCTAACGAAAACAGATCAGAACGCATGGTGCCAGATAATCCCATCAGATATTCCGGTGCAATGTAATTCACACTCCCCTGCGGGATCGACTTATCCAGCGGGGAATTCATCTCCTGACTGCCCGCGATCAGCACGGTACCAAAATCGAGGATCTTGACCTTGCCCTCAGTGGTGAGCATGATATTTTCCGGTTTTAGATCCTGATGCACCATGTCGTTTCGCTGAAAGGCGCGTAATCCGGCGATGATCTGTTTGGTGATCTCTCTGACCTCGGTTAAGGCTGGCTCAGGGTGTTCATTGATCCAGGTTCTTAAATCACAGCCAACAATGTATTCGCCCAGATAATACATAAACTGTTTCGGCCGCAACGGCTTATAGGTTTTCATCACGTTCGGATGATCAATCGTCAAGCCGACCCACTCTTCACGGATAAAACCATCCAGATACAGCAGATCTTCGGTGAAATATTCCGATGGCGCTTTGAGCACAAACAGCGCGTCGGTTTCTATGTCTCGGACTTTATACATATGGCTGCGCGTACCGCTGAAGATAATATCCAGCACTTCATAACCATCGATTTTATTCCCCACCTGCAACACCGGTGGAATCGGCAATTGGGTCAACCGCTGCTGGGTTTCATCCAGTGTTTCATTTGGCAGCGAATCGACGGCGAGAATCAGCACGGTGAGGTTATCGTCGCTGGCTTTGTATAACGCCAGATCCACCAGTGCTTTGGCTTGTGTATCCAGATCATGCTCACGAGCAAGAATATCGCGCATCACCTCCGGCGTCAGCACACCATGCACGCCATCGGAGGTGAGAATGATGCGATCCCCTTCATTGAGCAGGCGCTTTAAATAATCCACTTCCAGATGGGAATCAGCCCCCAGCGCACGCGTCAGGTGCGTGCGTTTGCCGCTGGTCGCGACATGATCGGTAGTCAATTTTTCGAGTTGTTGATTGCTGTAAAGATAGATGCGGGTGTCGCCAACATGAAACGCATGCAGCGTGGACGATTTAATCACAGCAGCGGTGAAGGTCGTCAGCATGCTGTCTTTGACGCCATGATTTTGCTGATTTTTCTGATACAGCCAACGGTTCAAGCTGGTAATTACTTTGGAAGCACTGGTGCTAACACTCCAGTTCGGTGAGGTGCTTAGATAATCATTGATGAAGCTGGTGACGGCAGTCTGGCTGGCAATGTGCGAGTCTTCACAACTGCTGACGCCATCGGCAATCACGGCCACTACCCCTTTATAGTCCAGCTCATGATGCTCAGGGATCTTAACGGCAAACGCATCCTGATTGATGGCTTTTTGCCCAGCAATTGAATATCCACCAACCCGAACCTGAAGGGATTTTGCCATGTGTTACATCCACAGTTACTGGAATCAAATTTTAGGAATAAAGAAACGGCTATTCATGAATAGCCGTTTGAATTACCTTAAGATTAACTGACTTTGATAAGTTCTACCGTGCCATCATCGTTTATTTCCGCCATATGGCCGCGCGGTTCGTTCATAAACAAGATTGCCATGATCCCTAAAATTGCGGTCGCGGCTATCACCAGAAAGAATGTGGAATAATCAACGAATGAAAGCACTGTCAGGAAGAACACACCGCCGGTATTACCATAAGCACCGGTCATGCCCGCGATTTGGCCGGTCAAACGACGTTTAATCAGTGGCACCACCGCAAATACCGCACCACAGCCGGCCTGCACACAAAATGAACAGGTGATAACGACCAGCACCGCGAGCAATAACGGCCATGCACTCGTGATCATCGACATGGCGCAATAGCCTGTCGCCAGACCTGCAATCACAAACATTAAGGTTTTCTTACGGCCAAAATGGTCGCTCAACCAGCCACCGCAAGGGCGCGCTACCAGATTCATAAAGGCAAACAGTGAACCGACCAGACCGGCATACACCATATCCAGCTTAAACACGTCGGCGAAAAACAGCGGCAGCATAGACACCACCGCCAACTCAGAACCAAAGGTGGTGAAATACAGAATATTGACTGCCGCAACCTGTTTAAATTGGTAACGCTGAATTTCCGGTACCGGCGTATGAAAGATCTCTTTGTTAACTTTATAAACACAGAAACAGTCGTAAACCAAAATCGCCGCAAGGATGGCGTAAACGCCAGAAGCCATAGAGTTAGTTATCAACGCAACACCGTGCGGTGACAATTTCCAGGTTACTAGCACCAGTGCGATATACATGGGCAGTTTCATCAGCAGCAGGAAGAAGAAATCGCCTTTGCTGGTCACTTCCAAACCACCCATTTTTTTGGATTTAAAATAGGTGGAACCTTTCGGTGAATCAGAAACGTTGAAATACCAGATAAAACTGAACACCAGACAAATCAGACCGGAAATGGCCACCGCATAACGCCAGCCATCAGCGCCACCAAAAAACAAGGCGATCGTGGGCAGCAAAATGGCTGCGGCAGCCGAGCCGAAATTCCCCCAGCCGCCGTAGATGCCTTCCGCGATGCCCAGTTCATTGGCCGGAAACCATTCGCTGACCATGCGGATGCCGATAACAAAACCCGCCCCGACAAAACCGAGTAGTAATCGGGCCATCGCCAGCTGGGCAAAATCGGTGGCAAACGCAAACCAGAAGCAGGGAATGCTGCCTGCAAACAGTAAAAAACTGTAGGTCAGACGCGGGCCGAATTTATCGGTCAGCATCCCGATAATGATACGAGCCGGAATGGTTAATGCCACGTTCAGGATCAACAGCGTTTTTACTTCCGCCATGCTGATATTGAGGGATTTAGCGATCAAACCCAGTAACGGCGCATGGTTAAACCACACCACAAAGGTGATAAAAAAGGCCATCCAACTCAGATGAAGAATCTTCATTTTGCCGGTAAATGACAGCATATTAAATTTATTATCTTGTTTCATAATGGTTCCCTAAGCGACCGCACTGCTTTTTGTCGTTTTAGCCGTTTTCAAACGGGTTACTTTGCTGTGTTTTTCATACAGGAAACTCAGCACTTGTTGGCGTAAATGGTGGTAATGCGGGTTATCGGCTAATTCAACCCGATCACGCGGACGCGGCAGATCGATATTCAGGATCTCACCCACCGTGGCCGATGGGCCATTGGTCATCATCACGATGCGATCAGACAACAGCACCGCTTCATCCACGTCATGCGTGATCATGATGACGGTGTTGTTCAGCTCGGCTTGAATTTCCATCACTGAATCTTGCAAATGCGCACGGGTCAGTGCATCCAGTGCACCAAAGGGTTCATCCATCAGCAGCACTTTTGGTGACATTGACAACGCACGGGCAATACCGACACGTTGTTTCATACCGCCAGAGATCTCATGCGGTTTCTTATCCAGCGCGTGATCCATCTGCACCAGTGACAGGTAGTAACGCACTTTCTCTTCAATCTCTTTTTTGCTGGCCTCTTTCATTACCTGACGCACCGCCAGTTCGACGTTCTGGTAGACCGATAACCATGGCAGCAGCGCGTGGTTTTGGAACACGACTGAACGTTCCGGGCCGGGGCCATCGACCTCACGGCCATCGAGAATGATGCCGCCAGCGGTTGCTTCAGTCAGACCAGCGACCAGATTCAGCACGGTACTCTTACCGCAACCGGAGTGGCCGATCAGGGAGATAAACTCGCCTTTGGCGATTTTCAGGTTCACATCAACCAGTGCTTCAAAAAAGCCTTTGTCGGTTTTAAAACGCATGCCCACGGCACTTAAATCGAGATAGGTTTTGCTCATTTTCAATATCCCTATTAATTAGCGCAGTTCACTGCGTTTATCCCAAGAGAACCATTTCTGCAGTTGCAGCATGCTGCGATCCAGCATGAACCCGATGACACCAATCGTAACCACAGCAACCATAATGCGCGCCAGTGACTGTGCGCTGCCGTTCTGGAATTCATCCCATACGAACTTGCCCAAGCCTGGGTTTTGCGCCAGCATTTCAGCCGCAATCAGCACCATCCACGCTACGCCCAGCGACAGGCGCAGACCGGTGAAAATCATCGGGATCGCGGATGGCAGTACAATTTTGCGCACATGTGTCAGCGGGTCGAGTTTCAATACACGGCTAACGTTTTTCAGGTCAGGATCGATGTTGGCAACACCCACAGTGGTGTTCAGCAGTGTTGGCCACAGGCTACACAGGGTTACAGTGAATGCGGAGTTGATGAATGACTTCGCCACCATCGGGTTATCACTGGAATAGACCGCACTCACCACCATGGTCACCAGCGGCAACCAAGCCAGAGGTGAGATCGGTTTCAGGATCTGGATCACCGGATTCAGCGCCTGATACATCCATTGATTCAGACCCAGAATGATGCCCATCGGAATGGCGATCAGACTGGCAACCAAGAAGCCGGTCGCGACTGTGATCAAGCTGGTGGTGATCTGATCAAAGAAGGTTGGACGCCCGGTATACGGGCGCACCGTTACTTTGAAAGCAGGGTCGGCTTTTAACTTGTCAGCATTACGTTGCTCCTGACGTTGATAAAAGGCGGTTTTCTTTTGTTGTTCTGCTTCATGCTCATCGACCAAACCCATAAATTGCTGGGCGGTTGCTACGGGGCCCGGTAAAGAGCCCAGCGTGGTTGTGACCTGACTGGCGGCAATTTGCCAAAAGAACAGGAATACAAGCAGACCCACGAATGGAAACGCCATATTTTGCCATTTGATATTCAGTAATGCTGACATGGTTAATTCTCCTTACTTCAGCCTTAACCTAAAAATTTACAGCTTCTGATCGCCTTTTAAGCCAATCGGGAATTGCTTCAGATAATCGTTAGGTTTGTGACCATCGTAGGTAATACCGTCGATGAACTTATTGTCGGGTGCTTTGTAGCCGGTTTCTTTGGCAAAATCCGGGAAATCGCTGGCCTTCATTTTGCCTTCTGCAACCAACTCTTCTGCTGCCTGACGATACACTTCCGGCTGATAGACTTTCTTCGCGATATCGGCATACCAGTTGTCTGATTTCGCTTCTGGCAACTGACCCCAACGACGCATTTGTGTCAGATACCAAATCGCATCGGAGTAATACGGGTAGGTCGCGTTATGACGGAAGAAGATGTTGAAATCAGCAGCCGGACGCTTATCACCTTTTTCGAATTCAAAGGTGCCCGTCATGGAATTTGCGATCACTTTGGCATCAGCGCCCACGTATTCAGGTTTGGCCAGCATGCTGACTGCTTCCTGACGATTGCCGTTGTTGTTTTGATCCAGCCAGTAAGCAGCGCGGATCAACGCTTTCACTAAATGAATGTGAGTATTGGGATATTTGTCTGCCCAGGCTTTCGACACGCCGAACACTTTCTCGGGGTTGTTGTGCCAGACATCATCATCAGTCACGACCGGCACACCGATACCTTTCGCGACCGCAGCCTGGTTCCAGGGTTCACCGACGCTGTAACCTAAGATGGTGCCCGCTTCTAACGTGGCTGGCATTTGTGGCGGTGGTGTCACTGACAGCAACACATCGGCTTGTTGTTGTCCGGTGTTATCGCCTTTCAACGGTGCATAAAAGCCAGGGTTCAGACCGCCCGCAGCCAGCCAATAACGTAACTCATAGTTATGGGTGGAAACCGGGAACACCATACCCATGTTGAAGGCTTTACCTTGGTCTTTGTAAGATTTAACGACTGGTTTCAAAGCATCGGCTTTGATTGGATGCACCGGTTTACCATCTGCACTCTTTGGTACGTTGGCTTTCATCGCTTCCCAGATTTTGTTGGAAACGGTGGTGGCATTACCGTTCAGATCCATGCTGAACGCCGTCACAACATCCGCTTTGGTGCCGATACCCACAGTGGCGCCCAGCGGTTGGCCGGCCAGCATGTGTGCACCGTCTAATTCACCGGTGATCACGCGATCGAGCAACACCTTCCAGTTGGCTTGCGCTTCCAGCGTGACATACAGCCCTTCATCTTCGAAATAACCTTTTTCATAGGCCACGGCCAGTGGCGCCATGTCGGTTAACTTGATGAAACCTAATTTCAGCTCTTCCTTCTCAGGGGCGCCAACCTGCGCCTGCACCGCAGTTGAAACTAATACTGCACTTACCATCAGAGCCACTGCATTGCGTTTTAATGTGATCATTCCATTGCTCCAAAAAAAAACGCCTCACTGGTTAATTCCAGTGAGGCGTCATTGCCTGAGTTACCAAATTGTAGGAAGCCGTCGTTGGCTGATCCGTTTACAAATTTGATACATTCAGCTTTCGTGCCAATCTGAAAAGCCCTTAAAAGATGGCTTTTTTATGCATTTTTAACAATTTTATAAGAAGTTATGTCTCAAATCGGTGCATTCGCACCGGATCAGTCAACCAGCGTGGCGAGAATTTTGCGAGCAAGATCACCCATAGTCTGGTGATTCTTCATTGCGGTAGAACGCATTACTTTATAAGCGGTCTCTTCATCTAAGCCCTGCACTTTCATTAAACGCGCTTTAGCTTGCTGCACCAGCTTGTTCTCTTCCAACCGTTTGGAGAGATCATCGACCGCCAGTTGCTGCTTGCGCATCACGTCTTGTTGCAGACGCGCTTGTTTCAGCCAGCTTTCTACCGGCTCTTTCTCTTCGACCCGATGCGGCACCAGCGTGACGCCCGATTCCAGTAATACTTGTTGTTGGTTTTCAGGCAAATTTTCCATAAACACCACCACTGGCAGCCCTTGGCTGGCCAAGGCCGA
This window contains:
- a CDS encoding bifunctional protein-serine/threonine kinase/phosphatase, which encodes MAKSLQVRVGGYSIAGQKAINQDAFAVKIPEHHELDYKGVVAVIADGVSSCEDSHIASQTAVTSFINDYLSTSPNWSVSTSASKVITSLNRWLYQKNQQNHGVKDSMLTTFTAAVIKSSTLHAFHVGDTRIYLYSNQQLEKLTTDHVATSGKRTHLTRALGADSHLEVDYLKRLLNEGDRIILTSDGVHGVLTPEVMRDILAREHDLDTQAKALVDLALYKASDDNLTVLILAVDSLPNETLDETQQRLTQLPIPPVLQVGNKIDGYEVLDIIFSGTRSHMYKVRDIETDALFVLKAPSEYFTEDLLYLDGFIREEWVGLTIDHPNVMKTYKPLRPKQFMYYLGEYIVGCDLRTWINEHPEPALTEVREITKQIIAGLRAFQRNDMVHQDLKPENIMLTTEGKVKILDFGTVLIAGSQEMNSPLDKSIPQGSVNYIAPEYLMGLSGTMRSDLFSLGVIVYEMLVGKLPYKERSPRAGKLNSYAELTYTPGKYFRKDLPVWVDAALQKTLQPDPENRYEAFSEFFTDISAPNRALEADLQHRPILEQNPVLFWKLTALALLLGNLIQMFYRIFNAG
- a CDS encoding NarK family nitrate/nitrite MFS transporter produces the protein MKQDNKFNMLSFTGKMKILHLSWMAFFITFVVWFNHAPLLGLIAKSLNISMAEVKTLLILNVALTIPARIIIGMLTDKFGPRLTYSFLLFAGSIPCFWFAFATDFAQLAMARLLLGFVGAGFVIGIRMVSEWFPANELGIAEGIYGGWGNFGSAAAAILLPTIALFFGGADGWRYAVAISGLICLVFSFIWYFNVSDSPKGSTYFKSKKMGGLEVTSKGDFFFLLLMKLPMYIALVLVTWKLSPHGVALITNSMASGVYAILAAILVYDCFCVYKVNKEIFHTPVPEIQRYQFKQVAAVNILYFTTFGSELAVVSMLPLFFADVFKLDMVYAGLVGSLFAFMNLVARPCGGWLSDHFGRKKTLMFVIAGLATGYCAMSMITSAWPLLLAVLVVITCSFCVQAGCGAVFAVVPLIKRRLTGQIAGMTGAYGNTGGVFFLTVLSFVDYSTFFLVIAATAILGIMAILFMNEPRGHMAEINDDGTVELIKVS
- a CDS encoding ABC transporter ATP-binding protein, which codes for MSKTYLDLSAVGMRFKTDKGFFEALVDVNLKIAKGEFISLIGHSGCGKSTVLNLVAGLTEATAGGIILDGREVDGPGPERSVVFQNHALLPWLSVYQNVELAVRQVMKEASKKEIEEKVRYYLSLVQMDHALDKKPHEISGGMKQRVGIARALSMSPKVLLMDEPFGALDALTRAHLQDSVMEIQAELNNTVIMITHDVDEAVLLSDRIVMMTNGPSATVGEILNIDLPRPRDRVELADNPHYHHLRQQVLSFLYEKHSKVTRLKTAKTTKSSAVA
- a CDS encoding ABC transporter permease produces the protein MSALLNIKWQNMAFPFVGLLVFLFFWQIAASQVTTTLGSLPGPVATAQQFMGLVDEHEAEQQKKTAFYQRQEQRNADKLKADPAFKVTVRPYTGRPTFFDQITTSLITVATGFLVASLIAIPMGIILGLNQWMYQALNPVIQILKPISPLAWLPLVTMVVSAVYSSDNPMVAKSFINSAFTVTLCSLWPTLLNTTVGVANIDPDLKNVSRVLKLDPLTHVRKIVLPSAIPMIFTGLRLSLGVAWMVLIAAEMLAQNPGLGKFVWDEFQNGSAQSLARIMVAVVTIGVIGFMLDRSMLQLQKWFSWDKRSELR
- a CDS encoding CmpA/NrtA family ABC transporter substrate-binding protein, which codes for MITLKRNAVALMVSAVLVSTAVQAQVGAPEKEELKLGFIKLTDMAPLAVAYEKGYFEDEGLYVTLEAQANWKVLLDRVITGELDGAHMLAGQPLGATVGIGTKADVVTAFSMDLNGNATTVSNKIWEAMKANVPKSADGKPVHPIKADALKPVVKSYKDQGKAFNMGMVFPVSTHNYELRYWLAAGGLNPGFYAPLKGDNTGQQQADVLLSVTPPPQMPATLEAGTILGYSVGEPWNQAAVAKGIGVPVVTDDDVWHNNPEKVFGVSKAWADKYPNTHIHLVKALIRAAYWLDQNNNGNRQEAVSMLAKPEYVGADAKVIANSMTGTFEFEKGDKRPAADFNIFFRHNATYPYYSDAIWYLTQMRRWGQLPEAKSDNWYADIAKKVYQPEVYRQAAEELVAEGKMKASDFPDFAKETGYKAPDNKFIDGITYDGHKPNDYLKQFPIGLKGDQKL
- a CDS encoding ANTAR domain-containing protein gives rise to the protein MSYSKILIYSDDIAQANRLGLLLSRYGHEPYLVRQIDPMHPPGGIHGVMIDCRRLPAEWRLVASALASQGLPVVVFMENLPENQQQVLLESGVTLVPHRVEEKEPVESWLKQARLQQDVMRKQQLAVDDLSKRLEENKLVQQAKARLMKVQGLDEETAYKVMRSTAMKNHQTMGDLARKILATLVD